In one window of Tachypleus tridentatus isolate NWPU-2018 chromosome 2, ASM421037v1, whole genome shotgun sequence DNA:
- the LOC143245666 gene encoding adenosine deaminase-like: MAWYLPIIKGNCTAIERIAYEMAEQQASEGVVYSEVHYRPANLANMNTSDDLFGTERVTYRKVLELVTKGFQRAEEDYDEAREVLSLCEEFKDKSVVGIGLSKSWIGPNPDLEGEEGLKKEVIEVFQRAAQLGIHRTAHTGEAGPPSSVDRHVKFLQIERIGHGYRALGDKALYQDLLKKGIHFETCPHSSYLTGAVPANCTKHPIVKLAEDNANFSVNTDDPLLTGTTLDDEYRLLQQKRTEGLRYCSSEFQCCSVLLFATPREERSFDHLKKVYGVTDESVLQQSE; the protein is encoded by the exons ATGGCCTGGTACTTGCCAATAATCAA AGGAAACTGCACAGCTATTGAACGTATAGCTTACGAGATGGCTGAACAACAGGCCAGCGAAGGCGTGGTATACAGTGAGGTCCATTATCGACCTGCAAACTTGGCCAACATGAATACCAGCGATGATCTCTTCGGTACTGAAAGAGTAACCTACAGAAAGGTTCTCGAACTAGTAACGAAAGGGTTTCAGCGAGCAGAAGAAGATTATG atgaagCTCGCGAGGTTTTGTCACTGTGTGAAGAATTCAAAGACAAGTCCGTTGTTGGGATTGGCCTAAGTAAATCTTGGATTGGGCCAAATCCGGATTTGGAAGGAGAAGAGGGATTGAAGAAGGAAGTGATAGAAGTATTTCAA AGGGCAGCACAACTAGGAATACACAGAACAGCACATACAGGAGAAGCTGGACCTCCAAGTAGTGTCGACAGACACGTGAAATTCCTTCAGATAGAAAGAATCGGTCATGGGTACAGGGCTTTAGGTGATAAAGCGCTCTATCAAGACTTACTGAAGAAGGGTATCCATTTTGAAACGTGCCCTCATAGTAGCTACCTTACTGGTGCTGTTCCTGCAAACTGTACTAAACATCCAATTGTCAA GCTTGCCGAAGACAACGCAAACTTCTCAGTTAACACAGACGATCCTTTACTGACTGGGACGACTCTAGATGATGAATATCGTTTGCTCCAACAAAAAAGGACTGAAGGACTTCGATATTGTTCGAGCG AATTTCAATGCTGCTCGGTCTTGCTTTTTGCCACACCAAGAGAAGAAAGATCTTTTGACCACCTGAAAAAAGTTTATGGTGTAACAGATGAATCAGTTTTGCAACAATCTGAATAA